In Nocardia sputorum, a single genomic region encodes these proteins:
- a CDS encoding transposase, with protein MMPHRSYRRVSPEVRQAAVEQVIALTGKLRSESEACRVVAEQIGVHTNSVRNWVRAAEGPGLERMDATALRRKVALLQQQLAAAAEMNRTLADTLNEARRRT; from the coding sequence ATGATGCCGCACCGGTCCTACCGTCGCGTCTCTCCGGAGGTGCGCCAAGCGGCGGTCGAACAGGTCATCGCGCTGACCGGCAAGCTGCGTAGTGAATCGGAGGCCTGCCGCGTGGTCGCCGAGCAGATCGGCGTGCACACGAACTCGGTGCGGAACTGGGTGCGCGCGGCCGAAGGCCCCGGTCTGGAACGGATGGACGCGACCGCGCTGCGGCGCAAAGTCGCACTGCTGCAGCAGCAATTGGCGGCCGCCGCCGAGATGAACCGCACGTTGGCCGACACCCTCAACGAAGCCCGGCGCCGGACGTGA
- a CDS encoding peptidoglycan DD-metalloendopeptidase family protein, with translation MSGKSVLWTALGAVLGLMTIVLVIVMPAVDDACEGGSVLGSQSALPPLGGYPPGDRRAAATAGSSATQTNPAATATPSLAAGAGPLRRTLPMATGTFTVSDTFGSRGGAHRGVDLAAPDGTPIFSVSDGRVVAAGPASGFGNWIVVDSVDTNGRSYSAVYGHMWDSGVLVRAGDTVTAGQHIGAVGSAGESSGPHLHFEIVPGGRFTGGRQIDPLPWLDGAPTPDVGGARAYSSDPRCSLGFGTAGGALAAGKVPQELEIWYRRAGSICPQITPSLLAAQGRQESGFRRGASSPAGAQGLAQFLPTTAVSINPDDGRPYVIDADGNGVASVWDDGDAIIGQGRYMCAIAHKIQRWQAEGRVQGDIVALTLAAYNAGEGAVLASGGMPNQVAAHYAETQPYVRNILTMEAQYRAPGSVGRFTPGQGTAGDQIVEAAHEWLGTPYVWGGGGPQGPSGGGLDGPGLTAAAVFAASSGTVTLPRTAEQQWEAGTEVPMSKARPGDLVFSSFGRRGPAQVGVYVGNGRMIQSVPGADARSAGGVSEVAVPGDGRARRVL, from the coding sequence ATGAGCGGCAAATCGGTGTTGTGGACGGCGCTGGGCGCGGTGCTCGGCCTGATGACCATCGTGCTGGTCATCGTCATGCCCGCCGTGGACGACGCCTGCGAGGGCGGGTCCGTGCTCGGTTCGCAGTCGGCGCTCCCGCCGCTGGGCGGCTACCCGCCGGGTGATCGCCGCGCCGCCGCGACCGCCGGTTCCAGCGCGACCCAGACCAATCCGGCGGCGACCGCCACCCCCTCGCTCGCCGCGGGAGCAGGCCCGCTGCGCCGCACCTTGCCGATGGCCACCGGAACCTTCACCGTGTCGGATACCTTCGGTTCGCGGGGCGGCGCCCACCGGGGCGTCGACTTGGCCGCGCCCGACGGCACGCCGATCTTCTCGGTATCCGACGGCCGTGTGGTCGCCGCCGGTCCGGCGTCCGGCTTCGGCAACTGGATCGTCGTCGATTCCGTGGACACCAACGGCCGTTCGTACTCGGCGGTCTACGGCCACATGTGGGATTCCGGCGTGCTCGTCCGCGCGGGCGACACGGTGACGGCGGGGCAGCACATCGGCGCGGTCGGTTCGGCGGGGGAGTCCAGTGGCCCCCATCTGCATTTCGAGATCGTCCCGGGCGGCCGGTTCACCGGCGGGCGCCAGATCGACCCGCTGCCGTGGCTGGACGGCGCCCCGACCCCGGATGTCGGCGGTGCGCGCGCCTACTCCAGCGATCCGCGCTGCAGCCTCGGTTTCGGCACCGCCGGTGGCGCGCTGGCCGCGGGCAAGGTGCCGCAGGAACTGGAGATCTGGTACCGCCGGGCGGGTTCGATCTGTCCGCAGATCACGCCTTCGCTGCTGGCCGCGCAGGGCAGGCAGGAGTCCGGTTTCCGGCGCGGCGCCAGCTCCCCAGCCGGGGCCCAGGGCCTGGCGCAGTTTCTGCCGACCACCGCGGTGAGCATCAATCCCGACGACGGTCGACCGTATGTGATCGACGCCGACGGCAACGGCGTGGCCAGTGTGTGGGACGACGGTGACGCGATCATCGGTCAAGGGCGCTACATGTGCGCGATCGCGCACAAGATCCAGCGGTGGCAGGCCGAGGGCCGGGTGCAGGGCGACATCGTCGCGCTGACGTTGGCGGCCTACAACGCGGGCGAGGGCGCGGTACTGGCCTCCGGCGGCATGCCGAACCAGGTTGCCGCACACTATGCCGAGACCCAGCCGTATGTGCGCAACATCCTCACGATGGAAGCGCAGTACCGGGCGCCGGGTTCGGTCGGCCGGTTCACGCCTGGGCAGGGGACGGCAGGTGACCAGATCGTCGAAGCCGCTCACGAATGGCTCGGCACCCCGTACGTCTGGGGTGGTGGCGGGCCCCAAGGCCCGAGCGGCGGCGGACTGGACGGACCAGGCCTGACCGCGGCGGCGGTGTTCGCGGCGTCCTCCGGCACGGTGACGTTGCCACGCACGGCCGAACAGCAGTGGGAGGCGGGCACGGAAGTGCCGATGAGCAAGGCCCGGCCAGGGGATCTGGTGTTCAGCTCGTTCGGTCGGCGTGGACCAGCGCAGGTCGGCGTCTACGTGGGCAACGGGCGGATGATCCAGTCCGTGCCCGGGGCGGATGCCCGATCCGCCGGTGGTGTTTCGGAAGTCGCGGTTCCGGGGGACGGACGTGCGAGGAGGGTGCTGTGA
- a CDS encoding type IV secretory system conjugative DNA transfer family protein: MAKKKKVTDPAIPGPDVSLLLTYAGFAIFGTLWLALHLGNMLEGSPQKVPFNPIAIAADLARGKLRWPGAATAIVLLVILSVVAYLVIRKELQKRRSKGRLPVDDKADVMGNGGAISMLTEAGVREKAQQLGVKLGYDDAPGVPIGVGVADGVMLYGSYEDLHLDIWGPRQGKSTSRVIPAILTAIGPVLATSNKRDVVDATRDVRESKGSPTFVFDPQGVAGEEPTWFWDPLSWVDAKREGCEMRAARLAGHFADGDDGSDSKTDAFFDPEAEDLLAGLFLAAAVGDRNGSRPIVQVWEWVTNPQDTEPIELLRAARHHYTASGLSSQYNADPRTRSGIFGTAKKMIRCLKLSNVHPWITRGGDRREFDELEFLENNGTLYSLSLEGRGSAAPLVSALTEAVVDVAMRKASQSAGGRLAIPMLAVLDEAANVVRWKDLPKQYSHFGSRGIVVMTVLQSWAQGARCWGESGMNALWSAANIKVLGSGVDDTKFLQERSDVLGEYDAISQSVSESKGGKSYSRSLGSSKTFSVNALATLPRGRAILFPSGAPPVLIRTVPWWEGEYAADVKQSISRHDPQRKTEITDLIGAPSLSKSTPPPEYGQVEEVRPL; the protein is encoded by the coding sequence ATGGCGAAGAAGAAAAAGGTGACGGATCCGGCCATACCCGGACCCGACGTCAGCCTGTTACTGACCTACGCCGGCTTCGCGATCTTCGGAACTCTCTGGCTCGCGCTGCATCTGGGCAACATGCTCGAGGGCAGCCCGCAGAAGGTCCCGTTCAACCCGATCGCCATCGCGGCGGATCTGGCGCGGGGCAAGTTGCGCTGGCCTGGCGCGGCCACGGCGATCGTGTTGCTGGTGATCCTGAGCGTGGTCGCGTATCTGGTGATCCGCAAGGAGCTGCAGAAGCGCCGGAGCAAGGGGAGGTTGCCGGTCGACGACAAGGCCGACGTGATGGGCAACGGCGGCGCCATCTCGATGCTCACCGAGGCGGGCGTCCGGGAGAAGGCCCAGCAGTTGGGCGTCAAACTCGGCTACGACGACGCTCCCGGTGTACCGATCGGCGTCGGTGTGGCAGACGGGGTGATGCTGTACGGCTCGTACGAGGATCTGCATTTGGACATCTGGGGCCCGCGCCAGGGCAAGTCGACGTCCCGGGTGATCCCGGCGATCCTCACCGCGATCGGTCCGGTGCTGGCCACCTCGAACAAGCGTGACGTGGTGGACGCGACCCGAGACGTGCGGGAGTCCAAAGGAAGTCCGACCTTCGTCTTCGATCCGCAGGGCGTGGCCGGAGAAGAGCCGACCTGGTTCTGGGATCCGCTGTCCTGGGTGGACGCCAAGCGGGAGGGTTGCGAGATGCGGGCGGCGCGGCTGGCGGGGCACTTCGCCGACGGCGACGACGGTAGTGACAGCAAGACCGACGCGTTCTTCGATCCCGAGGCCGAGGACCTGCTGGCCGGACTGTTCCTCGCCGCCGCGGTCGGCGATCGCAACGGCAGCAGGCCGATCGTGCAGGTGTGGGAGTGGGTGACCAATCCGCAGGACACCGAGCCCATCGAGCTCCTGCGCGCCGCCCGCCATCACTACACGGCCTCGGGCCTGTCCTCGCAGTACAACGCCGATCCACGAACGCGCAGTGGCATCTTCGGCACCGCCAAGAAGATGATCCGGTGCCTGAAATTGTCGAACGTGCACCCGTGGATCACCCGTGGCGGCGATCGCAGGGAGTTCGACGAACTGGAATTCCTGGAGAACAACGGAACGCTCTACAGCCTGTCGCTGGAAGGCCGTGGATCGGCCGCGCCGCTGGTGAGCGCACTCACCGAGGCGGTGGTGGACGTGGCGATGCGTAAGGCGTCGCAGTCGGCCGGTGGACGCCTGGCGATCCCGATGCTCGCGGTGCTCGACGAAGCCGCCAACGTGGTGCGCTGGAAGGACCTGCCGAAGCAGTACAGCCACTTCGGCTCGCGGGGCATCGTCGTGATGACGGTGCTGCAGTCCTGGGCCCAGGGCGCCCGGTGCTGGGGTGAGAGCGGCATGAACGCCTTGTGGTCGGCGGCGAACATCAAAGTACTCGGTAGCGGCGTGGACGACACCAAGTTCCTGCAGGAGCGTTCGGACGTGCTCGGCGAATACGATGCGATCTCGCAGTCGGTGTCCGAATCCAAGGGCGGCAAGAGCTATTCCCGCTCGCTGGGCTCGTCCAAGACGTTCTCCGTCAACGCCCTCGCGACGCTGCCGCGTGGCCGGGCGATCCTGTTCCCCTCCGGTGCGCCGCCGGTGCTCATCCGTACCGTGCCCTGGTGGGAGGGTGAGTACGCTGCCGATGTGAAACAGTCCATCTCGCGTCACGACCCGCAGCGCAAGACCGAGATCACCGACCTGATCGGCGCGCCCTCGCTCAGCAAGTCGACGCCGCCGCCGGAATACGGACAAGTCGAGGAGGTTCGGCCGCTGTGA
- a CDS encoding DUF4913 domain-containing protein: protein MTEQQQQPMIYSSVVEFVENYLSLVYRRQVTDLSDTVWCPEWWQHAEAVARLDALWRAWEHYRLDGRTGLSVWFLDHADPHMSKLFDPKGPFKYCSVRNGHKDMLSPLPLKSPQHGMFGDPTVGDFRT, encoded by the coding sequence GTGACCGAACAGCAGCAACAACCGATGATCTACTCGAGCGTGGTGGAGTTCGTCGAGAACTACCTCAGCCTGGTCTACCGGCGTCAGGTCACCGATCTCAGCGACACCGTGTGGTGCCCGGAGTGGTGGCAGCATGCCGAGGCGGTCGCCCGGCTGGACGCGCTGTGGCGGGCCTGGGAGCACTACAGGCTGGACGGGCGGACCGGACTGAGTGTCTGGTTCCTCGATCACGCGGACCCGCACATGTCGAAGCTGTTCGACCCCAAGGGGCCGTTCAAGTACTGCAGTGTGCGCAACGGCCACAAGGACATGCTGAGCCCGTTGCCGTTGAAATCGCCGCAGCACGGCATGTTCGGCGATCCCACGGTAGGCGACTTCCGCACGTAA
- a CDS encoding peptidylprolyl isomerase, with product MPSNEQRRAAAKRKLERQLANRAERARKRKQLTIAGSVLGVVVVVAAVTGVYLLTRGDDNSSSDAADASLSSTPAAAAPPSAKAKPATVDCTYRDSAKPADKQASKPKADGIPTTGVDAKVSVSMETSQGPIGLTLNNAESPCTVNSFVSLAAQNYFDGTSCHRMTAGEGLKVLQCGDPTGTGMGGPGYEFDNEYPTDQYAPNDPAASSEPVAYKRGVLAMANAGPGTNGSQFFIVYSDSQLPPQYTIFGTVDDNSLGTLDKIAALGQDDSNGPGDGKPKQPVTIQSVRIDR from the coding sequence GTGCCGAGCAACGAACAGCGACGAGCAGCGGCGAAACGCAAGCTGGAACGTCAGCTCGCCAACCGGGCGGAGCGGGCGCGCAAGCGCAAGCAACTCACCATCGCCGGATCGGTACTCGGTGTCGTCGTGGTGGTCGCCGCCGTGACCGGGGTGTACTTGTTGACCCGCGGCGACGACAACAGCAGCTCCGACGCTGCCGACGCCTCGCTGTCCAGCACGCCCGCCGCGGCCGCGCCGCCGTCGGCCAAGGCCAAGCCCGCGACGGTCGACTGCACCTATCGAGACAGCGCCAAGCCCGCGGACAAGCAGGCGAGCAAGCCGAAGGCCGACGGCATCCCCACCACCGGCGTCGACGCCAAGGTCAGCGTCAGCATGGAGACCAGCCAGGGCCCGATCGGGCTGACCCTGAACAACGCCGAGTCCCCGTGCACGGTGAACAGCTTCGTCAGCCTGGCGGCACAGAACTACTTCGACGGCACCAGCTGTCACCGCATGACCGCGGGCGAGGGCCTGAAGGTTCTGCAGTGCGGTGACCCCACGGGCACCGGAATGGGTGGGCCGGGTTACGAATTCGACAACGAATACCCGACCGATCAGTACGCTCCGAACGACCCCGCGGCCTCCTCCGAGCCGGTCGCATACAAGCGCGGCGTGCTGGCCATGGCCAACGCGGGCCCCGGAACCAACGGCAGCCAATTCTTCATCGTGTACTCGGATTCCCAGCTCCCGCCGCAATACACGATCTTCGGCACGGTGGACGACAACAGCCTCGGCACGCTCGACAAGATCGCCGCGCTGGGCCAGGACGACTCCAACGGCCCCGGTGACGGCAAGCCCAAGCAGCCGGTCACCATCCAGTCGGTCCGCATCGATCGCTGA
- the hisS gene encoding histidine--tRNA ligase — MTKTSSFFAPKGVPDYVPPGSAEFVAVRDGLLRAARLAGYGHIELPVFEDTGLFARGVGESTDVVTKEMYTFPDRGDRSVTLRPEGTAGVMRAVIEHGLDRGQLPVKVCYAGPFFRYERPQAGRYRQLQQVGTEAIGVDDPALDAEVIAIADAGFRGLGLDGFRLEVTSLGDETCRPQYRELLQDFLFRLPLDEETRRRAQLNPLRVLDDKRPQVREMTADAPLMIDHLSESAKAHFEQVLGHLEALGVPYVVNPRMVRGLDYYTKTTFEFVHDGLGAQSGIGGGGRYDGLMAELGGQPLSGIGFGLGVDRTMLALAAEGKSAGDPARCEVFGVPLGDAAKQRLVVVAAQLRAAGVRVDLAYGGRGVKGAMKAADRSGAKFTLVLGDRDLAENAIGLKDMATGDQRQIPLSEVVGVIRESLAG, encoded by the coding sequence GTGACCAAGACCAGCAGCTTCTTCGCCCCGAAGGGGGTACCGGACTACGTGCCACCCGGCTCGGCCGAGTTCGTCGCGGTGCGCGACGGCCTGCTCCGCGCCGCCCGACTGGCCGGGTACGGGCATATCGAGCTGCCGGTCTTCGAGGACACGGGCCTGTTCGCTCGCGGTGTCGGCGAGTCCACCGACGTCGTCACCAAGGAGATGTACACCTTCCCCGACCGCGGCGATCGCAGCGTCACGCTGCGTCCCGAGGGCACCGCGGGGGTGATGCGCGCGGTCATCGAGCACGGCCTCGACCGCGGCCAGCTTCCGGTGAAGGTCTGCTACGCCGGTCCCTTCTTCCGGTACGAGCGGCCGCAGGCCGGACGGTACCGGCAATTGCAGCAGGTGGGCACCGAGGCGATCGGCGTCGACGATCCGGCGTTGGACGCCGAGGTCATCGCCATCGCCGATGCCGGATTCCGCGGCCTTGGCCTGGACGGTTTCCGGCTCGAGGTCACCTCGCTGGGTGACGAGACGTGCCGTCCGCAGTACCGCGAGCTGCTGCAGGATTTCCTGTTCCGGCTGCCGCTGGACGAGGAGACTCGGCGGCGTGCCCAGCTCAACCCGCTGCGCGTGCTGGACGACAAGCGGCCCCAGGTGCGCGAGATGACCGCGGACGCGCCCCTGATGATCGATCACCTCTCGGAGTCGGCCAAGGCGCACTTCGAGCAGGTGCTCGGCCACCTGGAGGCACTGGGTGTGCCGTACGTGGTGAACCCGCGCATGGTGCGCGGCCTGGACTACTACACCAAGACCACGTTCGAATTCGTGCACGACGGTCTCGGCGCGCAGTCCGGCATCGGCGGCGGCGGGCGCTACGACGGTCTCATGGCCGAACTCGGCGGCCAGCCGCTGTCGGGGATCGGGTTCGGTCTAGGTGTCGACCGCACCATGCTGGCGCTGGCGGCCGAGGGCAAGTCGGCGGGCGACCCGGCGCGCTGCGAGGTCTTCGGCGTGCCGCTCGGTGACGCCGCCAAGCAGCGGCTGGTGGTGGTGGCCGCGCAGCTGCGCGCGGCGGGCGTCCGGGTCGACCTGGCTTACGGTGGGCGCGGTGTGAAGGGCGCGATGAAGGCGGCCGATCGCTCCGGGGCGAAGTTCACCCTCGTACTCGGCGACCGTGACCTCGCGGAGAACGCCATCGGGCTCAAGGACATGGCGACCGGCGACCAGCGGCAGATTCCCCTGTCCGAGGTAGTCGGTGTGATCCGGGAGTCGCTGGCCGGGTAG
- a CDS encoding malate dehydrogenase — protein MSTAAGTVTVTVTGAAGQIAYGMLFRIASGAMLGPDTRVRLRLLEVPAAAASLEGVAMELEDGAFGLLESIDISDDPWIGFAGADIALLVGARPRTAGMERSDLLAANGAIFTEQGAAINASAADDVKVLVIGNPANTNAFIAMSNAPDVPAERFTAMTRLDHNRAIAQLAAKTGAPAADIARVAIWGNHSATQYPDIAHATVAGRPALDLIGDPAWPTEEFVPTVQQRGTAIIQARGASSAASAASAAIDHIHDWVHGTRDGDWVSMAVPSDGSYGVPAGLISSFPVTCANGEYTIVPDLAIDELARPRIDASVAELEQERDAVVDLGFVKRA, from the coding sequence GTGAGCACCGCCGCTGGGACCGTGACCGTCACCGTGACCGGAGCCGCGGGCCAGATCGCCTACGGGATGCTGTTCCGGATCGCGTCCGGCGCGATGCTGGGCCCGGACACGCGCGTGCGCCTGCGGCTGCTGGAAGTCCCCGCCGCGGCGGCGTCGCTGGAGGGCGTCGCGATGGAACTGGAGGACGGCGCGTTCGGGCTGCTGGAGTCCATCGACATCAGCGACGACCCGTGGATCGGGTTCGCCGGCGCCGACATCGCGCTGCTCGTCGGCGCACGGCCGCGCACGGCCGGGATGGAACGCTCGGATCTGCTCGCCGCCAACGGCGCGATCTTCACCGAGCAGGGCGCCGCGATCAACGCCAGCGCCGCGGACGACGTGAAAGTGCTCGTCATCGGCAACCCCGCCAACACCAACGCCTTCATCGCCATGAGCAACGCGCCGGACGTGCCCGCCGAGCGTTTCACCGCCATGACCCGGCTCGACCACAACCGCGCCATCGCGCAACTCGCCGCGAAGACCGGTGCGCCCGCCGCCGACATCGCGCGGGTGGCGATCTGGGGCAATCATTCCGCGACGCAGTACCCCGATATCGCGCACGCCACCGTCGCCGGACGCCCCGCCCTCGATCTGATCGGCGATCCGGCGTGGCCGACCGAAGAGTTCGTGCCCACCGTGCAGCAGCGCGGCACCGCTATCATCCAGGCCCGCGGCGCATCGTCGGCGGCGAGTGCGGCCAGCGCCGCGATCGACCACATCCACGACTGGGTGCACGGCACCCGGGACGGCGACTGGGTGTCCATGGCGGTGCCCTCGGACGGCTCCTACGGTGTGCCCGCGGGGCTGATCAGCTCGTTCCCGGTCACCTGCGCGAACGGCGAGTACACGATCGTGCCCGATCTCGCGATCGACGAACTCGCCCGTCCCCGGATCGACGCCTCGGTCGCCGAACTGGAGCAGGAGCGCGACGCCGTCGTCGACCTCGGTTTCGTCAAGCGCGCCTGA
- a CDS encoding 2-oxoacid:ferredoxin oxidoreductase subunit beta, whose protein sequence is MTIVETSLVGTDLGLTGVSGVPSADGPQKVKDFTSDQEVRWCPGCGDYVILATVRGFLAELGLRRENLMFVSGIGCSSRFPYYLEAYGIHSIHGRAPAIATGLAVSRPDLSVWVVTGDGDALSIGGNHLIHALRRNVNMTILLFNNRIYGLTKGQYSPTSEQGKITKSTPMGSVDHPFNTLSVALGAEATFAARALDSDRAGLTEVLRAAAEHRGTSFVEILQDCPIFNDGSFDVLRRENAADHLIPLRHAEPIRFGAEGEFAVVRRGFGLAVARADSVAESDIVVHDAYADDPEYAYALSRLSDQGLEHVVTGIFRSVARPTYDDAVRYQTETAREQKPVGPDSLQSLLTGPETWTVG, encoded by the coding sequence ATGACCATCGTGGAAACCTCACTGGTTGGCACCGATCTGGGACTGACCGGAGTATCCGGGGTGCCGTCCGCGGACGGACCGCAGAAGGTGAAGGACTTCACCTCCGATCAGGAGGTGCGCTGGTGCCCCGGCTGCGGCGACTACGTGATCCTGGCGACGGTGCGCGGCTTCCTCGCCGAACTCGGATTGCGCCGGGAGAATCTGATGTTCGTGTCCGGGATCGGCTGCTCCAGCCGCTTCCCGTACTACTTGGAGGCCTATGGCATCCACTCCATCCACGGTCGTGCGCCGGCGATCGCGACCGGGTTGGCGGTCAGCAGGCCGGACCTGTCGGTCTGGGTGGTGACCGGTGACGGCGACGCGCTGTCCATCGGCGGCAACCACCTCATCCACGCATTGCGCCGCAACGTGAACATGACGATCCTGCTGTTCAACAACCGGATCTACGGCCTGACCAAGGGCCAGTACTCGCCCACCTCGGAGCAAGGCAAGATCACCAAGTCGACCCCGATGGGCTCCGTGGACCACCCGTTCAACACTCTGTCGGTGGCACTCGGCGCGGAAGCGACCTTCGCCGCTCGCGCGCTCGACTCCGATCGCGCGGGACTCACCGAGGTGCTGCGCGCCGCCGCCGAGCATCGCGGCACGTCGTTCGTGGAGATCCTGCAGGACTGCCCCATCTTCAACGACGGCTCGTTCGACGTGCTGCGGCGGGAGAACGCCGCGGACCATCTCATCCCTTTGCGTCACGCCGAGCCGATCCGTTTCGGCGCCGAGGGCGAATTCGCCGTCGTGCGACGTGGTTTCGGGCTCGCGGTGGCCCGCGCCGACAGCGTCGCGGAGTCCGACATCGTGGTGCACGACGCCTACGCCGACGACCCGGAGTACGCCTACGCGCTGTCGCGACTGAGCGACCAGGGTCTCGAGCATGTCGTCACCGGCATCTTCCGCAGCGTCGCTCGACCGACCTACGACGACGCGGTGCGCTACCAGACCGAGACCGCGCGCGAGCAGAAGCCGGTCGGCCCCGACTCGCTGCAGTCCCTGCTCACCGGGCCGGAGACCTGGACGGTGGGATAA
- a CDS encoding 2-oxoacid:acceptor oxidoreductase subunit alpha, translated as MVSHQNDVGTAKLEKVVIRFAGDSGDGMQLTGDRFTHEAAAFGNDLATQPSFPAEIRAPQGTLPGVSSFQIQIADYDILTAGDQPDVLVAMNPAALKANLEDLPRGATVIVNTDEFTKRALAKVGYPADPLADDTLSDFVVHRVPMTSLTLGATESTGVGKKDAQRAKNMFALGLLSWMYGRPIGGTEQFMREKFATKPDIAEANILAFRAGWNYGETTESFATTYEIAPAKLPPGTYRQITGNTALAYGLITAGRLAGLPVFLGTYPITPASDILHELSKHKNFGVTTFQAEDEIAGIGAALGASLGGALGVTSTSGPGLALKSETIGLAVMTELPLVVIDVQRGGPSTGLPTKTEQADLLQALYGRNGESPVAVLAPRSPADCFATAVEAARIALTYRTPVLLLSDGAIANGSEPWAIPEVSELEPIDPAFEPEGDEADPFQPYARDPDTLARPLAVPGTKGRAHRIGGLEKADGSGNISYDPANHELMVRLRQAKIDGIGVPDLAVDDPDDAAELLLIGWGSSYGPIGEACRRARRRGVPVAQAHLRHLNPLPANLGDVLRRYRVVVAPEMNGGQLATLLRAKYLVDVRPWTKIAGTAFSAQELVGVIDAALDGSIEEMEQNKVFAARAQATYRTLPDDVRPKPCAGPSAGEAAAYRMAGGNA; from the coding sequence ATGGTTTCACACCAAAACGATGTCGGCACAGCGAAGTTGGAAAAGGTCGTCATTCGGTTCGCCGGGGACTCCGGCGACGGAATGCAGCTGACCGGCGATCGCTTCACCCATGAGGCCGCCGCCTTCGGCAACGACCTGGCCACCCAGCCCAGCTTCCCCGCCGAGATCCGGGCGCCCCAAGGCACGCTGCCCGGCGTCTCGTCCTTCCAGATCCAGATCGCCGACTACGACATCCTCACCGCGGGTGACCAGCCCGACGTGCTGGTCGCGATGAACCCCGCCGCGCTCAAGGCGAACCTGGAGGATCTGCCGCGCGGCGCCACGGTCATCGTCAACACCGACGAGTTCACCAAGCGCGCCCTCGCCAAGGTCGGCTATCCCGCCGACCCGCTGGCCGACGACACACTGTCGGACTTCGTGGTGCACCGCGTCCCGATGACCTCGCTGACCCTTGGCGCCACCGAATCGACCGGCGTCGGCAAGAAGGACGCGCAGCGCGCGAAGAACATGTTCGCTCTCGGCCTGCTGTCCTGGATGTACGGGCGCCCGATCGGCGGCACCGAGCAGTTCATGCGGGAGAAGTTCGCGACCAAGCCGGACATCGCGGAGGCCAACATCCTGGCGTTCCGTGCGGGCTGGAACTACGGCGAGACCACCGAGAGCTTCGCCACCACCTACGAGATCGCGCCCGCCAAGCTGCCGCCCGGCACCTATCGCCAGATCACCGGCAACACCGCGCTCGCCTACGGCCTGATCACCGCGGGCCGGCTCGCGGGGTTGCCCGTCTTCCTCGGCACCTACCCCATCACGCCGGCCTCGGACATCCTGCACGAGCTGAGCAAGCACAAGAACTTCGGCGTCACCACGTTCCAGGCCGAGGACGAGATCGCCGGGATCGGCGCGGCGCTGGGCGCTTCGCTCGGCGGCGCGCTGGGCGTCACCAGCACGTCCGGTCCCGGACTCGCGCTCAAGAGCGAGACCATCGGCCTGGCGGTGATGACGGAACTGCCACTGGTCGTGATCGACGTGCAGCGTGGCGGACCGTCGACCGGCCTGCCGACCAAGACGGAGCAGGCCGACCTGTTGCAGGCGCTCTACGGCCGCAACGGCGAATCACCGGTGGCGGTGCTGGCCCCGCGCTCCCCTGCCGACTGCTTCGCCACCGCGGTGGAGGCCGCGCGGATCGCCCTCACCTACCGCACTCCGGTGCTGCTGCTGTCCGACGGTGCGATCGCGAACGGCTCGGAGCCGTGGGCCATTCCGGAAGTGAGCGAGCTGGAGCCGATCGACCCGGCCTTCGAACCGGAAGGCGACGAGGCCGACCCGTTCCAGCCGTACGCGCGCGACCCCGACACCCTCGCCCGCCCGCTCGCCGTCCCGGGCACGAAGGGCCGCGCGCACCGCATCGGCGGTCTGGAGAAGGCCGACGGCAGCGGCAACATCTCCTACGACCCGGCCAACCACGAACTCATGGTCCGTCTGCGCCAAGCCAAGATCGACGGCATCGGCGTCCCCGATCTCGCGGTCGACGATCCGGACGACGCCGCCGAACTGCTGCTGATCGGCTGGGGCAGCTCCTACGGCCCGATCGGCGAGGCCTGCCGGCGTGCGCGGCGGCGCGGCGTCCCGGTCGCCCAGGCACATCTACGGCACCTGAATCCATTGCCCGCCAACCTCGGCGACGTGCTGCGCCGCTATCGCGTGGTGGTCGCGCCGGAGATGAACGGCGGCCAGCTGGCCACGCTGTTGCGGGCGAAGTACCTGGTCGACGTGCGACCGTGGACGAAGATCGCGGGCACCGCGTTCTCCGCGCAGGAGCTGGTCGGGGTCATCGACGCCGCGCTGGACGGATCGATCGAGGAAATGGAACAGAACAAGGTCTTCGCCGCGCGGGCGCAGGCCACATATCGAACGCTGCCGGACGACGTCCGCCCGAAGCCCTGCGCCGGGCCGAGCGCAGGCGAGGCAGCCGCGTACCGCATGGCTGGGGGTAACGCATGA